One stretch of Riemerella columbina DNA includes these proteins:
- a CDS encoding PepSY domain-containing protein: protein MQTSLWRSIHGILACLVSLFLIIASVTGGILAFNQFWESTHTPHRIGQETLSELVPKIQNQLSEISELEVVHQQIIVKGFDDEMNEVTAVVEPSTGQLMGAPTSPPEWIKTVTTLHRSLFLHEMGRSIVGGVSVLFLFSLLSGFILLYIRQGHRWLSNSEMRNKADFIHFLGGKWFSLPLMIIALTGSILFLFRLGWLEEKETPTIALSAQHTKKIDIQDFPIFKNTPVKEVQKLTFPLFEDEEEFFELTTLTQKLKINQQTGDVVSRQEFPATHHLSYYNKAIHTGEIHWAWALVLFLSSWIILLMVGSGVWLWLNRRPQHLKNQYTAEEAEYIILVGSEGGTTWAFAEKIYQQLLNLKQKVFLAYLNDFQSFPKAKYLIIFTSTYGDGDAPHHAEKAFNLIKNTAQQSPIQYTVLGFGSKSYPNFCGFAKDLDQCLAEMPWAEPLLPLHTVNDRSLEEIAQWATAWNEKHRLQLMSNPMYYHLNIVPTETLTVINKSDLDTENQTFSIVFKTSYQDFSSGDILAIYPENNEKERLYSIGKVGQDLHLMVKLHPHGLGSQFLHQLTVGTQLKGRIIKNPYFHLPAQAPAVLMIANGTGIAPFLGMIRNATPVKKYLYAGFRHRTTATINIEKEALNFAQHHHIQEVKTGYSQSETPQYVTDLVRENIATVASILRNQGVVMICGALAMQKDVEALLDTLLPHYQLHSVAYYKEQHQILTDCY, encoded by the coding sequence ATGCAGACCTCGCTGTGGCGCTCTATCCATGGGATTTTAGCGTGCTTAGTTTCTCTGTTTTTAATTATCGCCTCCGTTACAGGAGGCATTTTGGCGTTTAATCAATTCTGGGAATCTACCCATACACCGCACCGTATTGGGCAAGAAACGCTCTCGGAATTAGTACCCAAAATTCAAAATCAACTTTCCGAAATTTCGGAATTAGAGGTGGTTCATCAGCAAATCATCGTTAAAGGTTTTGATGATGAAATGAACGAAGTAACCGCCGTGGTAGAGCCTTCCACAGGGCAATTGATGGGCGCTCCTACCTCACCTCCAGAATGGATCAAAACCGTGACCACGCTCCACCGCTCGCTGTTCCTCCACGAAATGGGTAGAAGCATTGTTGGTGGCGTGTCCGTTTTATTTCTTTTTTCCTTGTTGAGTGGCTTCATCTTGCTGTACATCAGGCAAGGGCACCGCTGGCTCTCCAATTCCGAAATGCGTAACAAAGCCGATTTTATCCACTTTTTGGGAGGAAAATGGTTCTCGCTACCGCTGATGATCATTGCCCTGACTGGAAGCATTTTATTTTTGTTCCGCTTAGGTTGGTTAGAAGAAAAAGAAACTCCCACCATTGCGCTATCTGCACAACACACGAAAAAAATTGACATTCAGGATTTTCCGATTTTTAAAAATACGCCTGTCAAAGAGGTTCAGAAATTAACTTTCCCTCTATTTGAAGATGAAGAAGAATTTTTTGAGCTAACCACCCTCACTCAAAAACTGAAAATCAACCAACAAACTGGTGATGTGGTTTCTCGGCAAGAATTCCCAGCAACGCACCATTTATCGTATTATAACAAAGCCATTCACACTGGCGAAATCCACTGGGCATGGGCGTTGGTTTTATTTTTATCCTCGTGGATCATCCTCTTGATGGTGGGCTCTGGCGTATGGCTTTGGCTCAATCGAAGACCACAACATCTTAAAAATCAATACACTGCCGAAGAGGCTGAATACATCATTTTAGTCGGCTCCGAAGGCGGCACCACTTGGGCTTTTGCAGAAAAAATCTATCAACAATTGCTCAACTTAAAACAAAAGGTGTTTTTAGCTTATCTTAATGATTTTCAAAGTTTTCCAAAAGCCAAATACCTTATCATTTTCACTTCTACCTATGGCGATGGTGATGCTCCTCATCACGCCGAAAAGGCTTTCAACTTAATTAAAAATACCGCTCAGCAATCACCGATACAATATACCGTTTTGGGCTTTGGCTCAAAGAGTTATCCTAATTTTTGTGGTTTCGCGAAAGATTTAGACCAATGTCTTGCAGAAATGCCGTGGGCGGAGCCTTTGTTGCCACTCCACACCGTGAACGACCGCTCCTTGGAAGAAATAGCACAATGGGCAACCGCGTGGAACGAAAAACACCGCCTCCAACTGATGAGCAATCCGATGTATTACCACCTGAACATCGTGCCAACGGAGACTTTAACCGTTATCAACAAAAGCGATTTAGACACTGAAAATCAGACCTTTTCAATCGTTTTCAAAACCTCTTATCAGGATTTTTCATCTGGTGATATTTTAGCCATTTACCCTGAAAACAACGAAAAAGAACGCCTCTACTCTATCGGAAAAGTTGGTCAAGATTTGCATTTGATGGTCAAACTACATCCTCACGGCTTGGGTTCTCAGTTTTTACACCAACTTACGGTTGGCACGCAGCTCAAAGGTAGAATTATTAAAAATCCTTATTTCCACCTGCCTGCCCAAGCTCCTGCTGTTCTGATGATTGCCAATGGCACGGGCATCGCACCTTTTTTGGGTATGATCCGCAACGCTACGCCTGTTAAAAAATACCTCTACGCAGGGTTTAGGCACCGCACAACAGCCACAATCAACATTGAAAAAGAGGCTTTAAATTTTGCACAACACCATCATATTCAAGAGGTTAAAACAGGATACTCGCAATCCGAAACGCCTCAATATGTTACAGATTTGGTGCGAGAAAATATAGCCACCGTGGCTTCCATTTTGAGAAATCAAGGCGTGGTGATGATTTGTGGTGCCTTAGCGATGCAAAAAGACGTGGAAGCGCTATTGGACACGCTATTACCTCATTATCAGCTCCATTCCGTGGCTTACTATAAAGAACAACATCAGATTTTAACCGATTGTTATTAA
- a CDS encoding thermonuclease family protein, translated as MKPLLFLLLYFYLPNAFLSVVSYPQQKVYYKVIGVKDGDTIELLVDGKPMTVRLAHIDCPEKKQLFGTKAKQATSDLAFGKQVQVRHHQKKDRYGRLIAEIILPDGRILNQILVKQGLAWHFKKYSKDPTYTRLEQEARQKKIGIWSEDAIAPEQWRQQKRKKIKSL; from the coding sequence ATGAAACCGTTACTTTTTTTACTTCTTTATTTTTATTTACCTAATGCATTCCTTAGTGTGGTATCATATCCTCAACAGAAGGTGTATTATAAAGTGATTGGTGTAAAAGATGGCGATACCATTGAGCTTTTGGTGGACGGAAAGCCGATGACCGTGAGGTTAGCGCATATAGACTGCCCAGAAAAAAAGCAGCTTTTCGGCACCAAAGCCAAGCAAGCTACATCGGATTTAGCTTTTGGAAAGCAAGTGCAAGTCCGCCATCATCAGAAAAAAGACCGTTATGGTCGGCTCATTGCAGAAATTATCTTGCCCGATGGGCGCATTCTCAATCAAATTTTGGTAAAGCAAGGGCTGGCGTGGCATTTCAAAAAATATTCCAAAGACCCTACCTATACCCGTTTAGAGCAAGAAGCCCGACAAAAGAAAATCGGCATTTGGTCAGAAGATGCCATCGCCCCCGAACAATGGCGCCAACAAAAAAGGAAAAAAATCAAAAGCCTTTAG
- a CDS encoding GTPase domain-containing protein encodes MSDEIKPIFFDDEPQHQKETTQEKKLEPITSFFDHEREIKPIDFGDEKSDFIPSTSIIDDDDDDFVSSKPTTIINKESNFISFFGSGESGKSVILSSMLYAMQTKYGVLSPKIGTPNTKEAEVLLEEFFENISRGILPGRTTRDQVTRMDLVFKPNNKSKKVPPIDLTFLETSGENWNEIRRAGMLHSSIDAYLSADIPLTFILVTGYRAAHREDALLKKFLFLLEQKRHNLNNTNVILVISKWDQSGSQHVSSEEELDNFVQEKLPLTHNFLETNGLAKTYYTIGELYSREGENRERIKNLNLDSAYRLSKWLYKSITGVDVEYQGTFGEQLKWSLGLK; translated from the coding sequence ATGAGCGACGAAATAAAGCCTATCTTTTTCGATGATGAACCACAACATCAAAAAGAAACTACACAAGAAAAAAAATTAGAACCTATTACCTCTTTTTTTGATCATGAAAGAGAAATAAAACCGATTGATTTTGGTGATGAAAAATCGGATTTTATACCAAGTACATCAATTATAGATGATGATGACGATGATTTTGTGTCATCTAAACCTACGACTATTATCAATAAGGAGAGTAATTTTATTAGTTTTTTTGGAAGTGGAGAGTCCGGAAAATCTGTGATTCTATCTTCTATGCTCTATGCTATGCAGACTAAATATGGTGTGCTAAGTCCTAAAATAGGTACACCCAATACAAAAGAAGCAGAGGTTTTATTAGAAGAGTTTTTTGAAAATATCTCAAGAGGTATTCTCCCTGGGCGTACAACCAGAGACCAAGTAACCCGTATGGATTTAGTGTTCAAGCCTAATAACAAATCTAAAAAAGTCCCTCCTATCGATTTAACTTTCTTAGAAACCTCGGGAGAAAACTGGAATGAGATAAGAAGAGCGGGGATGCTACATTCCAGTATAGATGCTTATTTATCCGCTGATATTCCTTTAACTTTTATTTTAGTAACAGGGTATAGAGCTGCCCACAGAGAAGATGCTTTATTGAAAAAATTCCTATTTTTATTAGAGCAGAAAAGGCATAATTTAAATAATACCAATGTTATTTTAGTTATTTCTAAATGGGATCAATCAGGAAGTCAGCATGTGTCATCAGAAGAAGAATTGGATAATTTTGTACAAGAAAAATTGCCCTTAACTCATAATTTTTTAGAAACCAATGGGTTGGCAAAAACTTATTATACGATAGGGGAACTTTATAGCAGAGAAGGAGAAAATAGAGAGCGGATAAAAAATCTCAATTTAGATTCGGCATATAGATTGTCCAAATGGCTGTACAAAAGTATTACAGGTGTAGATGTAGAATATCAAGGTACTTTTGGGGAACAACTCAAGTGGTCTTTAGGATTAAAATAA
- a CDS encoding ankyrin repeat domain-containing protein, translating into MKKYIILSLGLSVNALLAQNTLLEKNFWQNRPNVAVVKAEIAKGNSPSAANPANFDVVTQAIMQDAPQEVVLYLLQQPGNTVDKLTHDSRIYLHWAAYRGNLDLVKWLLEHQSDINHMDSKGYTPLVFGANSGLKNPALYDLFFQYGVPLHQKYKDGAEIFHYAIANDDANLTLTKYFLGKGFQLNAKDDLGRTVVDYAARSQDPELLKKLIPQGGIYTDEILLFAAKGTKNGAEAQPVFDYLIQDLKISPKTVDHEGNNLLHFLLSGRNMNETLAAEFIKQGISAEQANHEGVTPLMKAAQRNKKALVELMVQQGLKNINAVDKKGLSALSYAMQRASPEMVEYLISQGADAQIKDRKGNSLVFYALNSYSDRNKNAVSDILKKLELLKQKGIVITQAQPDGNTLAHLAVNQHSVALLEALKPYFTDINAQNEEGLTPLHLAAMQSKDMQLIEALLRLGADKNIKTSLDETAYDLAKDNEILGQKLTETAILK; encoded by the coding sequence ATGAAAAAATACATCATCCTCAGCCTTGGGCTTAGCGTGAATGCCCTACTGGCGCAAAATACTCTTTTAGAGAAAAACTTCTGGCAAAATCGTCCCAATGTGGCGGTCGTAAAAGCGGAAATTGCGAAAGGCAACAGCCCATCAGCGGCTAATCCAGCTAACTTTGATGTGGTTACCCAAGCGATTATGCAAGATGCCCCTCAAGAGGTGGTGCTCTATCTACTCCAACAACCGGGAAATACCGTGGATAAGCTTACACACGACAGCCGAATCTACCTCCATTGGGCAGCTTATAGAGGAAATTTGGATTTGGTAAAATGGCTTTTGGAACACCAGTCGGACATCAATCATATGGACAGCAAGGGCTATACGCCTTTGGTTTTTGGGGCTAACTCGGGGTTGAAAAATCCTGCGCTTTATGATTTATTTTTTCAATATGGCGTGCCGCTTCACCAAAAATATAAAGATGGTGCCGAGATTTTTCACTATGCCATCGCGAATGATGATGCCAACCTCACTTTAACAAAATACTTCCTCGGCAAGGGCTTCCAGCTGAATGCCAAAGATGATTTAGGGCGCACCGTGGTAGATTATGCCGCAAGAAGTCAAGACCCTGAATTGCTGAAAAAACTCATCCCCCAAGGGGGAATATACACTGATGAAATCCTCCTCTTTGCTGCCAAAGGCACTAAAAACGGCGCGGAGGCACAGCCTGTATTTGATTACCTAATCCAAGATCTTAAAATTTCGCCTAAAACGGTGGATCATGAGGGCAACAACCTACTTCATTTCCTACTATCAGGGCGAAATATGAATGAAACGCTTGCCGCAGAATTCATCAAACAAGGCATCAGCGCTGAACAAGCCAACCACGAAGGCGTTACGCCACTGATGAAAGCCGCCCAACGCAATAAAAAAGCGCTCGTAGAATTGATGGTTCAGCAAGGGCTTAAAAACATCAATGCTGTGGATAAAAAAGGACTCTCCGCCCTAAGTTATGCTATGCAGAGGGCAAGTCCAGAAATGGTGGAATACCTGATTAGCCAAGGGGCAGATGCTCAAATTAAAGACCGAAAAGGCAACAGTCTCGTGTTCTATGCCCTCAATTCTTACAGCGATAGAAATAAAAATGCCGTATCGGATATTTTGAAAAAATTAGAATTATTGAAGCAAAAAGGCATCGTGATAACACAAGCTCAACCTGATGGCAACACCTTAGCTCATCTTGCTGTTAATCAGCATAGTGTGGCGCTTTTAGAGGCTTTAAAACCTTATTTTACCGACATCAATGCTCAAAATGAGGAAGGTCTTACCCCGCTCCACCTCGCCGCGATGCAGTCTAAAGATATGCAACTTATTGAAGCCCTACTCCGCTTAGGTGCTGATAAAAACATCAAAACTTCTTTAGATGAAACCGCCTATGATTTGGCAAAAGACAACGAAATTTTAGGTCAAAAATTAACAGAAACAGCAATTTTAAAATAA
- a CDS encoding retropepsin-like aspartic protease family protein, which yields MKKQLILGVVLALWSCKHPDAEIFQNEAQQSPTVLEPVHGVQLPEVPPQKQSMESIPAAEPTPTPDSEYTILEMEKESGVRYVWVEVNGIRLRFIFDTGASNICISQAEAIVLYRQGTLKEEDFIGTQAMQDATGGISEGMMINLKTVKIGNRVLHNITALVIDNNEAPLLLGQSVLEQFGSIEIDNKNNRIKLKN from the coding sequence ATGAAAAAACAGTTGATATTAGGCGTTGTTTTAGCCTTGTGGAGTTGCAAACATCCAGATGCAGAGATTTTTCAGAACGAAGCCCAACAGTCTCCTACGGTTTTAGAGCCTGTCCACGGTGTCCAACTACCAGAAGTGCCTCCACAAAAGCAATCAATGGAATCCATACCAGCGGCAGAGCCCACACCCACTCCTGATAGTGAATATACAATCTTGGAAATGGAAAAAGAAAGTGGTGTACGCTATGTATGGGTGGAAGTGAATGGCATTAGGCTGAGGTTTATTTTTGATACAGGGGCGAGTAATATTTGTATTTCCCAAGCCGAAGCCATTGTTTTATACCGACAAGGCACTTTAAAGGAAGAAGATTTTATTGGAACCCAAGCCATGCAAGATGCTACAGGAGGTATTTCCGAAGGGATGATGATTAACCTAAAAACCGTAAAAATAGGTAATAGAGTATTGCATAACATTACCGCTTTGGTGATTGATAATAATGAAGCACCTTTATTGCTGGGACAGAGTGTGTTAGAGCAATTCGGAAGTATAGAAATTGATAATAAAAATAATCGGATAAAACTCAAAAACTGA
- a CDS encoding DUF2271 domain-containing protein, translated as MKLLKPIFILGSLLTAAVSFAQTSTYKCMLQLKNYKGEGAYVVASLLDDKGKYVKTLAVMGDDDQWYKTVKEWHKFQKVKKEKLDAITGASISPGSRAAKVFKIEDQLLNKGYKIRFETAVEDEPYYKDDIEIPLSTSEITQKYEGKGYIRFVKLNKV; from the coding sequence ATGAAATTATTAAAACCGATCTTCATATTAGGTAGTCTCCTAACCGCAGCGGTGAGCTTTGCTCAAACCTCCACTTACAAATGTATGCTTCAGCTGAAAAACTACAAAGGCGAAGGGGCTTATGTGGTGGCTTCCCTCTTAGATGATAAAGGGAAATATGTGAAAACCTTAGCCGTAATGGGCGATGACGACCAATGGTACAAAACCGTGAAAGAGTGGCATAAATTCCAAAAAGTGAAAAAAGAGAAGTTAGATGCCATCACGGGGGCTTCCATTTCGCCAGGGAGTAGAGCTGCCAAAGTGTTCAAAATTGAAGACCAACTCCTCAACAAAGGCTATAAAATAAGATTTGAAACCGCTGTGGAAGATGAGCCTTATTATAAAGACGACATTGAAATTCCGCTCAGCACTTCAGAAATTACCCAAAAATACGAGGGCAAGGGCTACATTCGGTTTGTGAAACTCAACAAAGTATAA
- a CDS encoding FAD:protein FMN transferase: MKPLFRFKLGLILALFFHTFLLAQVAQHRAVTLMGSRFDITIVDKDSLAAEHKIDLVIQEISRIENLISEWQPHTIISEVNRNAGIRPVVVPREVFELTQRALYFSKITDGAFDISTASMDKIWRFDGSMPSLPPEESIRKSVQYVDYRNIILDETKSTIFLKKKGMKIGFGATGKGYAAEKGKALMQSLGVKAGIVNASGDMAVWGLSPKGKPWRIGITNPFRPQQSIKILSLQNEAIVTSGDYEKYVILGGRRYAHIINPKTGYPSTGLTSVTIKGPNAEFANGLSTSIMVLGLKKGKKLMKQFPDYHYYIITDSGRVVQSKGF, from the coding sequence ATGAAACCGCTATTTCGCTTTAAATTAGGATTGATTTTAGCCTTATTTTTTCATACTTTTTTGCTCGCACAAGTGGCTCAGCATAGAGCGGTAACCCTTATGGGCAGCAGGTTTGACATCACCATTGTTGATAAAGATAGCCTTGCCGCCGAGCATAAAATAGACCTTGTCATTCAGGAAATTAGTCGGATAGAAAACCTCATCTCCGAGTGGCAGCCACACACCATCATCTCCGAAGTGAACCGCAATGCTGGCATTCGCCCTGTGGTAGTGCCCCGCGAAGTTTTTGAACTGACCCAAAGGGCTTTATATTTTTCTAAAATAACCGATGGTGCGTTTGACATCAGCACGGCTTCTATGGACAAAATATGGCGTTTTGATGGATCTATGCCAAGTTTGCCTCCTGAGGAAAGCATCAGAAAATCAGTACAATATGTGGATTATCGGAATATTATTTTAGATGAAACGAAGTCTACAATTTTCTTGAAAAAAAAGGGAATGAAAATTGGTTTTGGTGCGACAGGCAAAGGCTACGCCGCAGAAAAAGGCAAGGCGCTGATGCAATCTTTGGGCGTAAAAGCTGGCATCGTGAATGCTTCTGGCGATATGGCAGTATGGGGACTTTCGCCGAAAGGAAAGCCTTGGCGCATAGGCATTACCAACCCTTTTCGTCCGCAGCAAAGCATCAAAATTCTCTCGCTCCAAAATGAAGCCATCGTAACCTCTGGCGACTACGAAAAATATGTGATCTTAGGCGGTCGGCGCTATGCACACATCATCAATCCAAAAACGGGTTATCCCTCCACAGGGCTCACAAGTGTGACCATTAAAGGCCCCAACGCTGAATTTGCCAATGGACTCAGCACTTCTATTATGGTTTTAGGACTCAAAAAAGGGAAAAAGCTGATGAAGCAATTTCCCGATTATCATTATTACATCATTACCGATAGTGGTCGCGTGGTACAATCTAAAGGCTTTTGA